A stretch of the Amycolatopsis sp. BJA-103 genome encodes the following:
- a CDS encoding ricin-type beta-trefoil lectin domain protein has product MKTLRRAALVAATMSLAVSGFTLPASAAPPGDAPVAESVAGQRPKERVAKDQNGHVLLYVHGQNESDLRNAVKAVGGTVSAAQPGRIRAAVAEDKVDELAKQSGVREVKRPTKVLPSSVTSEGVGVSGAQAWIDTNNKGAGVKIGILDVGFAGLAAAQAAGELPSGTQLVTNGTNCLDATIDDPHGVNVAEIVHDMAPAAQLYLACVEDDMGFAPAADWLQQQGVQIISAAIAVPGAGRGDGTGPDANSPAQVVQRSRQAGILWSTAAGNYGQRHFAGQAADRTGAPTWVEFNAASEVNNFSVGSGQPATVTLRWDAWPVTTKDLDLYITDSSSAPTGPNDSHVVARSTLAQRDTAGGGAPVEEATFFNNTGFGGTYYAWVKNNNAPFTTKFDLYLTKLGETGGFQWSTPEGSIAEPASSPYALATGATKPASGQLEPYSSHGPTVDGRTKPDITGFASVSTFTNAPDLFTGTSAASAHVAGVAALFKGANPQLDAAQLEYLLKSRAKAVPGGSPNDWGVGVLWAGSPGSATAAQPGGYTAQTNPTRILDTNTAVGGHQRRFTAGETFALTVPGAPSNATAVVLTVTAGLADGPTELRFTAGNPGAAQPIRFPLQTSRQTTLTVIVPLGGDGAVRIHNTVGTPGMTVDFAGYFSPDGVGTYTAKAGGARLLDTKNLASVKNTPLGAGEEIAVQVRGVSDVPANATTAVVNLTAGQSTAGTFISAYPQTYTPDTSSVFMNVGQRRSNIAFVRIGDDGKIRLRNSAGSTHLAVDLLGWFAPGNGAKFVPALGTSRVIDTGTGTGVPVGTLKRGATVTAQVAGTAGVPLGATGVVITGSAADKVINTGVSFFAPETGFANAPALQVDQGKTAPATALVPLGPSGKLSASNTEGEAELTADVAGYFVGGPAAGPAGNCVNANLEPGFSSLMDGRSESSLARWGPTLAAQDGCEFGTLSGTAGPWNPSNLFDNDFTLKVDWKATGANSQSAVHVGLPRGPGPAAAQIAIGGASAAPTDATGAIKGIKAPIATAAKPVGEWNTFEITVAGPKVTVLLNGTKVNEYTAPSMFNRRSYVQLSGHGTGDQVKYRNLRTRSNRVSMSGLVTGVGGACLDLSGGVPTNTTVQMWTCSGSVAQQWTAGDTALHVLGQCLDVQGGATAAGSRVVAVGCAGSLTQEWQIFDDGRIFNLGSGRCLSAAGSTDGSIVTIQDCNGQAQQIWKIAERAAPAGQLTDGFGACLNVSGRIVANGATIGTTGCIASLSDTWTLAKDGSVRALGRCLDVKNGLVADGTPVWSYQCTGDAAQFWQLRADGSLINPKSGKCLDSTQGATSVTIQACTGSQNQAWSVVRSFPHKGRLAGVSGKCADVYYNNDANGTAINLYTCSGSTAQQVLVQNDGTIRMKSRCMDVTNGATANDTPVQLWDCNYGLAQRWFQRPDGMIENTGSGRCLGSLSGGDAEGTRLVIYDCQHVANQRWGIDFE; this is encoded by the coding sequence ATGAAGACATTGCGACGTGCGGCCCTCGTAGCCGCCACCATGTCCTTGGCGGTGAGTGGCTTCACGTTGCCGGCCAGCGCGGCGCCACCAGGCGACGCGCCGGTCGCGGAATCGGTGGCCGGGCAGAGACCCAAGGAGCGAGTGGCCAAGGATCAGAACGGCCACGTGCTCCTCTACGTTCACGGTCAGAACGAGTCCGACCTTCGAAACGCCGTCAAGGCGGTCGGTGGGACGGTTTCCGCCGCGCAGCCCGGACGGATCAGGGCGGCGGTGGCCGAGGACAAAGTCGACGAACTCGCGAAGCAGTCAGGCGTCCGCGAAGTGAAGCGGCCGACCAAGGTGCTTCCGTCGAGCGTGACTTCCGAAGGTGTCGGGGTTTCCGGGGCCCAGGCATGGATCGACACGAACAACAAGGGCGCCGGGGTGAAGATCGGCATCCTCGATGTCGGGTTCGCCGGCCTTGCCGCTGCTCAGGCGGCAGGTGAGCTCCCGAGCGGGACCCAGCTCGTCACCAATGGCACGAACTGCCTCGACGCGACGATCGATGACCCGCACGGCGTGAACGTCGCGGAAATCGTCCATGACATGGCGCCCGCCGCGCAGCTCTACCTCGCTTGTGTCGAGGACGACATGGGCTTCGCGCCGGCCGCGGACTGGCTGCAGCAGCAGGGTGTGCAGATCATCAGTGCGGCGATCGCCGTGCCGGGAGCCGGCCGCGGCGACGGCACGGGACCGGATGCCAACAGCCCGGCGCAGGTCGTTCAGCGCTCTCGGCAAGCCGGAATCCTGTGGTCCACGGCGGCAGGCAACTACGGCCAGCGTCATTTCGCCGGCCAGGCGGCGGACCGGACCGGGGCGCCCACCTGGGTCGAGTTCAATGCGGCCTCGGAGGTCAACAACTTCTCGGTCGGCTCGGGTCAGCCCGCGACGGTGACTCTGCGCTGGGACGCGTGGCCGGTCACGACCAAGGATCTCGACCTGTACATCACCGACTCGTCGTCCGCTCCGACCGGTCCGAACGATTCGCATGTGGTGGCTCGGTCGACGCTCGCCCAGCGCGACACCGCCGGCGGTGGTGCCCCGGTCGAGGAAGCAACCTTTTTCAACAACACCGGTTTCGGCGGTACCTACTACGCCTGGGTCAAGAACAACAACGCTCCCTTCACCACGAAGTTCGACCTCTATCTGACCAAGCTCGGGGAGACCGGCGGTTTCCAGTGGTCGACTCCGGAAGGGAGCATCGCCGAACCTGCCAGCTCGCCGTACGCGTTGGCGACAGGTGCGACCAAGCCCGCATCAGGGCAACTTGAGCCCTACAGCAGCCACGGACCCACTGTCGATGGCCGGACGAAGCCGGACATCACCGGCTTCGCCAGCGTTTCGACCTTCACCAACGCGCCGGATCTCTTCACCGGGACGTCCGCGGCCTCCGCGCACGTCGCTGGTGTGGCCGCCCTGTTCAAGGGCGCCAATCCGCAGCTCGACGCCGCGCAGTTGGAATACCTGCTCAAGTCTCGCGCGAAGGCCGTGCCGGGTGGGTCGCCCAACGACTGGGGCGTCGGCGTGCTCTGGGCCGGTTCTCCCGGATCGGCGACCGCTGCTCAGCCCGGCGGCTACACCGCGCAGACGAACCCGACTCGGATCCTCGACACCAACACGGCGGTCGGTGGACATCAGCGGCGCTTCACCGCGGGTGAGACGTTCGCGCTGACGGTCCCCGGCGCGCCCTCCAACGCGACGGCGGTCGTGTTGACCGTGACCGCCGGGTTGGCCGACGGTCCGACCGAGCTGCGTTTCACTGCGGGTAATCCCGGAGCAGCGCAGCCGATCCGGTTCCCGCTGCAGACCAGCAGACAGACCACGCTGACTGTCATCGTTCCACTTGGCGGTGATGGGGCTGTCCGGATCCACAACACTGTCGGCACCCCGGGGATGACGGTGGATTTCGCCGGGTACTTCAGCCCTGACGGAGTGGGTACCTACACGGCCAAGGCCGGCGGGGCCAGGCTGCTCGACACGAAGAACCTGGCGTCGGTGAAGAACACGCCGCTCGGCGCGGGCGAGGAGATCGCTGTTCAGGTCCGGGGAGTGTCGGATGTTCCAGCGAACGCGACGACGGCGGTGGTGAACCTCACGGCCGGTCAGTCGACGGCGGGGACCTTCATCTCGGCTTACCCGCAGACCTACACGCCCGACACCAGCAGTGTCTTCATGAACGTCGGCCAGCGACGGTCCAATATCGCCTTCGTCCGGATCGGTGACGACGGGAAGATCCGGCTGCGGAACTCGGCCGGTTCGACTCATCTCGCGGTCGACTTGCTGGGGTGGTTCGCCCCGGGCAACGGTGCCAAGTTCGTCCCGGCGCTCGGAACCAGCCGGGTGATCGACACCGGTACTGGGACCGGCGTCCCGGTGGGGACCTTGAAGCGGGGCGCTACCGTGACCGCGCAGGTCGCGGGGACCGCGGGGGTGCCACTCGGCGCGACCGGCGTGGTGATCACCGGGTCCGCAGCGGACAAGGTGATCAACACAGGAGTCTCCTTCTTCGCTCCTGAAACCGGCTTCGCCAACGCGCCGGCACTGCAGGTCGACCAGGGCAAGACGGCGCCTGCCACGGCGCTGGTCCCGCTGGGCCCGAGTGGGAAGCTCAGCGCCTCGAACACCGAAGGAGAGGCCGAACTCACCGCTGACGTGGCAGGCTACTTCGTCGGAGGTCCGGCGGCCGGTCCGGCGGGGAACTGCGTCAACGCGAACCTCGAACCCGGCTTCAGTTCGCTCATGGACGGCAGGTCCGAGTCTTCCCTTGCTCGCTGGGGGCCGACTCTCGCCGCGCAGGACGGTTGTGAATTCGGCACGCTGTCCGGGACAGCCGGACCGTGGAACCCGTCCAACCTCTTCGACAACGACTTCACGCTGAAGGTCGATTGGAAGGCGACAGGCGCGAACTCGCAGTCGGCCGTGCACGTCGGGCTTCCGCGTGGCCCTGGCCCCGCCGCGGCGCAGATCGCGATCGGTGGAGCCTCGGCGGCACCGACGGACGCGACCGGGGCGATCAAGGGCATCAAGGCGCCGATCGCGACAGCGGCGAAACCGGTCGGTGAGTGGAACACCTTCGAGATCACCGTGGCCGGTCCCAAGGTGACGGTGCTGCTCAACGGCACCAAGGTGAACGAGTACACCGCTCCGTCGATGTTCAACCGGCGCTCCTACGTCCAGCTCTCCGGCCATGGAACCGGTGACCAGGTCAAGTACCGCAATCTGAGGACACGCTCGAACCGGGTGTCGATGAGCGGCCTCGTGACCGGCGTCGGCGGCGCCTGCCTCGATCTGTCCGGTGGCGTGCCGACCAACACCACGGTCCAGATGTGGACCTGTTCGGGCTCCGTCGCGCAGCAGTGGACGGCCGGGGACACGGCGCTCCATGTCCTCGGACAGTGCCTGGACGTGCAGGGTGGTGCGACGGCGGCGGGGTCTCGCGTGGTCGCGGTGGGCTGTGCGGGCTCGTTGACACAGGAATGGCAGATCTTCGACGACGGCCGGATCTTCAACCTCGGATCCGGGCGATGCCTTTCGGCGGCCGGCTCGACGGACGGGTCCATCGTCACCATCCAGGACTGCAACGGCCAGGCGCAGCAGATCTGGAAGATCGCGGAACGAGCCGCTCCGGCAGGCCAGCTGACCGACGGGTTCGGTGCCTGTCTCAACGTCAGCGGCCGTATCGTGGCCAACGGTGCGACCATCGGGACGACAGGTTGTATCGCTTCCTTGTCGGATACGTGGACCCTGGCGAAGGACGGAAGCGTCCGGGCGCTCGGGCGCTGCCTCGATGTGAAAAACGGACTCGTGGCCGACGGGACGCCTGTCTGGTCGTACCAGTGCACCGGTGACGCTGCTCAGTTCTGGCAACTGAGAGCCGATGGTTCGCTCATCAACCCGAAGTCCGGAAAGTGTCTCGACTCGACCCAGGGCGCGACCTCGGTGACGATCCAGGCCTGCACGGGTTCGCAGAACCAGGCATGGAGCGTCGTCCGGTCGTTCCCGCACAAGGGGCGGCTCGCCGGCGTGAGCGGCAAGTGCGCGGACGTGTACTACAACAACGACGCGAACGGCACGGCGATCAACCTGTACACCTGCAGTGGATCCACCGCTCAGCAGGTGTTGGTGCAGAACGACGGCACCATCAGGATGAAGAGCCGCTGCATGGACGTCACCAACGGTGCCACCGCGAACGACACACCGGTCCAGTTGTGGGACTGCAACTACGGACTGGCGCAACGCTGGTTCCAGCGCCCGGACGGCATGATCGAGAACACCGGTTCCGGCCGGTGCCTCGGTTCGCTGAGCGGCGGTGACGCGGAAGGCACGCGCCTGGTGATCTATGACTGCCAGCACGTCGCCAACCAGCGTTGGGGAATCGATTTCGAGTGA
- a CDS encoding epoxide hydrolase family protein, whose product MTISPFKIAVPQRDLDDLAARLANTRWPDEIDGVGWGLGTPLGYLQELAEYWRLRYDWRAHEERLNGFPGFMTNIDGADIHFLHARSPEPDAKPLMLTHGWPGSIVEFLDVIGPLSDPRAYGSDPADAFHVVVPSLPGFGFSGPTTEANWGSDRIADAWPVLMSRLGYERFGLHGGDWGAIVSRQVGVRCPERVIGAHLTMLPSAVPESEADLEGLTGDELARGEAALARGRDFQYGELGYAMIQATKPQTLAYGLTDSPAGQLGWLVEKFKSYSDSRDVPEDAIDRDDLLTNVMLYWLTGTANSSSRIYSSLGGAWGEEPPKSTVPTGVAVFPKDTGLPIRHLAERTDNIVHWSTPDRGGHFPGLEVPDLLIGDLRAFFRPLR is encoded by the coding sequence ATGACCATCTCGCCGTTCAAGATCGCCGTCCCCCAGCGTGACCTCGACGACCTAGCCGCCCGCCTCGCGAACACCCGCTGGCCGGACGAGATCGACGGCGTCGGCTGGGGCCTCGGGACGCCGCTCGGGTACCTCCAGGAGCTCGCCGAGTACTGGCGCCTCCGCTACGACTGGCGCGCGCACGAGGAGCGCCTCAACGGCTTCCCCGGCTTCATGACGAACATCGACGGCGCGGACATCCACTTCCTGCACGCCCGCTCGCCCGAGCCGGACGCGAAGCCGTTGATGCTCACGCACGGCTGGCCCGGATCCATCGTGGAGTTCCTCGACGTCATCGGGCCCCTGTCCGATCCGCGCGCGTACGGCAGCGACCCGGCGGACGCGTTCCACGTCGTCGTACCGTCGCTGCCCGGCTTCGGGTTCTCCGGGCCGACGACCGAGGCGAACTGGGGATCCGACCGGATCGCCGACGCCTGGCCGGTGCTGATGTCGCGGCTCGGGTACGAGCGGTTCGGGCTGCACGGCGGCGACTGGGGCGCGATCGTGTCGCGGCAGGTGGGCGTCCGGTGCCCGGAGCGGGTGATCGGCGCGCATCTGACGATGCTGCCGAGCGCGGTGCCCGAGTCGGAGGCCGATCTCGAAGGGCTCACCGGCGACGAACTCGCGCGCGGTGAGGCGGCGCTGGCGCGCGGGCGGGACTTCCAGTACGGCGAGCTGGGCTACGCGATGATCCAGGCGACCAAGCCGCAAACGCTTGCCTACGGGCTCACCGACTCACCGGCCGGGCAGCTCGGGTGGCTCGTGGAGAAGTTCAAGTCCTATTCGGACTCGCGCGACGTTCCCGAGGACGCCATCGATCGCGACGATCTGCTCACCAACGTGATGCTCTACTGGCTCACCGGCACGGCGAACTCGTCTTCGCGGATCTATTCCTCGCTGGGCGGGGCCTGGGGCGAGGAGCCGCCGAAGTCCACTGTGCCCACTGGGGTGGCCGTGTTCCCGAAGGACACAGGCCTCCCGATCCGGCATCTCGCCGAGCGCACCGACAACATCGTGCACTGGTCCACTCCGGACCGCGGCGGTCACTTCCCGGGACTGGAGGTGCCGGACCTGCTCATCGGGGACCTGCGGGCGTTCTTCCGCCCGCTGCGCTGA
- a CDS encoding cysteine desulfurase-like protein — MAFDVARIRGLFPALGDGWIHFDGAAGMLVPEQVASAVSTAMRAPVSGPGGAFPASQRAESIVTAARRAVADLVGADPAGVVLGPNAPDLIRRLVDAMADRWTIGDEVVVSRLDEEANLAPWRRAAKRVGAVVRWGEIDIETCELPAWQYENLVSARTKAVAVTLASGSVGTRPDVPTVIEFAKRVGALVVVDATYAAPFVPLDLNALGADVMVVSAQAWGGPSVGALVFRDPELLERLPSVSLDPAARGPARMELGPHAYPLLAGLIASIDYLAGLDDAAMGSRREKLVTSLGSAKSYHAGLLAQLSTELRSLRHVMVIGDAMRRIPALAFAVAGKKSPEVAEYLASQGLCAFADDGTSGVFGSLGAAEVGGAVRIGLAHYSNVFEVNQLVRVLEEIR; from the coding sequence ATGGCGTTCGACGTCGCTCGTATCCGTGGGTTGTTTCCCGCGCTGGGTGACGGCTGGATTCACTTCGACGGCGCCGCCGGAATGCTCGTACCTGAACAGGTCGCTTCGGCCGTATCCACGGCCATGCGCGCTCCGGTGTCCGGGCCGGGTGGAGCGTTTCCGGCCTCACAGCGTGCGGAAAGCATTGTCACGGCCGCTCGCCGGGCGGTCGCCGACCTGGTCGGCGCCGACCCGGCCGGAGTCGTGCTCGGACCCAACGCGCCCGACCTCATCCGCCGTCTCGTCGACGCGATGGCCGACCGCTGGACGATCGGCGACGAGGTCGTCGTCTCCCGGCTCGACGAGGAGGCCAACCTCGCGCCGTGGCGCCGCGCCGCGAAACGGGTCGGCGCGGTCGTGCGCTGGGGCGAGATCGACATCGAGACCTGCGAGCTGCCCGCTTGGCAGTACGAGAACCTCGTCTCCGCGCGCACCAAGGCCGTCGCGGTCACGCTGGCGTCCGGTTCGGTCGGCACCCGGCCCGACGTCCCGACGGTGATCGAGTTCGCCAAACGGGTCGGCGCGCTGGTCGTCGTCGACGCGACGTACGCGGCGCCGTTCGTGCCGCTGGACCTCAACGCGCTCGGCGCCGACGTGATGGTGGTTTCGGCGCAGGCCTGGGGCGGGCCGTCGGTGGGGGCGCTGGTCTTCCGCGATCCCGAACTGCTCGAACGCCTGCCGTCGGTCTCGCTCGACCCGGCCGCGCGCGGACCGGCCCGGATGGAACTGGGGCCGCACGCGTATCCGTTGCTGGCCGGCCTGATCGCGTCGATCGACTATCTGGCCGGGTTGGACGACGCGGCGATGGGCTCGCGGCGCGAGAAGCTGGTGACATCGCTGGGATCGGCGAAGTCGTACCACGCGGGACTTCTGGCGCAACTGTCCACGGAGCTGCGTTCGCTGAGGCACGTCATGGTGATCGGCGACGCCATGCGCCGGATCCCCGCGCTGGCCTTCGCCGTCGCGGGCAAGAAGTCGCCCGAGGTCGCGGAGTACCTCGCGTCCCAAGGGCTCTGCGCCTTCGCCGACGACGGCACGAGCGGGGTCTTCGGATCACTGGGCGCCGCCGAAGTCGGCGGCGCCGTCCGGATCGGCCTCGCGCACTACTCGAACGTCTTCGAGGTCAATCAGCTCGTCCGGGTGCTGGAAGAGATCCGCTGA
- a CDS encoding bacterial proteasome activator family protein: MEHMTDPVSRESTTPGDGGGDSSPHVVVVGPDGVPVGTARLAGGSEQAEGEESLGDLVEEPAKVMRIGTMIKQLLEEVRAAPLDDASRTRVREIHQTSIRELEQALAPELQDELERLVRPFTENSTPSDAELRIAQAQLVGWLEGLFSGIQTALFAQQMAARVQLEQMRRGLPAGPSAGGALGGPGEAHGPGQYL, encoded by the coding sequence ATGGAGCACATGACCGACCCAGTTTCCCGCGAATCGACCACCCCCGGTGACGGCGGCGGAGACTCTTCACCGCACGTGGTGGTCGTCGGTCCCGACGGCGTCCCGGTCGGCACCGCGCGCCTCGCCGGCGGCTCCGAGCAGGCCGAAGGCGAGGAGTCGCTCGGCGACCTCGTCGAAGAGCCCGCCAAGGTGATGCGGATCGGCACGATGATCAAGCAGTTGCTGGAGGAGGTCCGCGCCGCACCGCTGGACGACGCCAGCCGCACGCGCGTGCGCGAGATCCACCAGACCTCGATCCGCGAGCTGGAGCAGGCGCTGGCGCCGGAACTGCAGGACGAACTCGAGCGACTGGTGCGGCCTTTCACCGAGAACTCGACGCCTTCGGACGCCGAACTGCGGATCGCCCAGGCTCAGCTGGTCGGCTGGCTGGAAGGGCTGTTCAGCGGCATCCAGACCGCGCTGTTCGCGCAGCAGATGGCCGCGCGGGTGCAGCTGGAACAGATGCGGCGCGGGCTCCCGGCCGGTCCTTCCGCGGGTGGCGCCCTCGGCGGCCCCGGCGAGGCTCACGGGCCTGGCCAGTACCTCTGA